Proteins from a single region of Gambusia affinis linkage group LG12, SWU_Gaff_1.0, whole genome shotgun sequence:
- the mterf4 gene encoding transcription termination factor 4, mitochondrial — MGTRVVLLQVLRQKLNYVPSSTSIPVQFKTFKTSNLPLSHSCRLLCSVSNQTSSVLQHNKRNSPELSLRSLLDMGFTEYQAEQLYDSMSRMKGRNAAKHVLSTLSALFVLGLNPTTVHKLLDKCPELCAVKEMQLQERITQLRRLGFVEGSLQRTVSHYPKILTVPIKSVKSVVQFLREKCLFTTQQVAEILRDSPAVVLEDLDQLEYKFQYVYFRMGVKQAEMVKFRLFRFSLDDLRCRHTFLERRGLYQTPDKKGQTTMINPKLDRILNVDEGTFIADVAQASSEEYDVFQKLLAREWKDEEFEHGSIESSSEDDDDDEEEEDDEEEEETRGKSGYNKKKKK, encoded by the exons ATGGGGACCCGTGTTGTTCTGCTGCAG GTTCTTCgacaaaaactaaactatgTTCCCTCCTCCACTTCCATCCCCGTCCagtttaagacatttaaaacatctaaTCTCCCTTTGAGCCACAGCTGCAGACTACTTTGCTCCGTTTCAAATCAGACCTCTTCTGTATTACAACACAACAAGAGAAACTCTCCTGAGCTGTCTCTGAGATCTTTGCTCGACATGGGATTCACAGAGTACCAGGCAGAACAATTGTATGACAGTATGTCCAGGATGAAAGGAAGGAATGCTGCCAAACACGTCTTATCAACGCTGTCAGCACTGTTTGTCCTGGGGCTTAACCCCACCACCGTGCATAAACTGCTGGACAAATGTCCAGAGCTCTGCGCGGTTAAAGAAATGCAGCTCCAGGAGAGGATAACCCAGCTACGGCGTCTGGGTTTTGTTGAAG GGAGTCTTCAGAGAACCGTGTCCCACTACCCAAAGATCTTAACCGTGCCGATAAAGTCTGTCAAATCTGTGGTGCAGTTCCTCAGAGAGAAGTGTCTGTTTACCACCCAGCAAGTGGCAGAAATCCTCAGAGATAGTCCTGCAGTGGTGTTGGAGGACCTGGACCAGCTAGAGTACAAGTTCCAG TACGTTTACTTCAGAATGGGTGTCAAACAGGCCGAGATGGTGAAGTTCAGGTTGTTTCGTTTTAGTCTAGACGACCTGCGCTGTCGGCACACTTTCCTGGAGCGGCGAGGGTTGTATCAAACCCCAGACAAGAAAGGACAGACTACTATGATTAACCCCAAACTGGACAGAATCCTTAATGTGGACGAGGGGACGTTCATCGCAGATGTTGCCCAGGCATCGTCTGAGGAGTATGATGTGTTTCAGAAACTCTTGGCAAGAGAGTGGAAGGATGAAGAGTTCGAGCATGGCAGCATTGAATCTTCtagtgaggatgatgatgatgatgaggaggaggaggatgatgaagaggaggaggaaaccaGAGGAAAAAGTGGATacaataagaagaagaaaaaataa